From Proteiniborus sp. MB09-C3, the proteins below share one genomic window:
- a CDS encoding ABC transporter permease, whose protein sequence is MTLRDIAYKNIKGNFNRYVMYYLSNTLVVMVFFIFANFIFNPTVSNVKTLGTKGVLAANTMIVCEVLILVFTFLFTFYSISNFLKSREKEFGLLSMFGLTKAEIRRYVVYENLFVSLISIISGLLIGILFSKLFLMGITVIMVLDVEVPFLISVKAVVITALSFIALFQGISFIVTFRIKNNNIVELLKGARVAQPTPKFSVIKTVLAILFIVIGYGLAVISGGMIILTMFPVLFFTVTGTYFLFSQFSVFVTSKLKKNKKVFYNGTSMITLSQIIYKLKDNAKVLFIVSILGAITLTASASVYSVQQSIKAKVQLSYPHDISFMEIGIGQNDMSILQKAEYILEKNGNELSNKNQVVLLKAKNQDKPVDDDKDKNPYRNPNREDFYVMSNSDYNLLAEQFKKEKVTLTEGKVYVNSYEFVIMGAKDEKLFTGNEFLTLAINGEPNKFKLVGEAIGGVIDVDRSKTNVAVVSDVDFERFKANTPKEKQIMYYGYNIKDWKKSANAVREMYSIVPQNENILFAEKITDFAEIMQTTSLFLFIGTFISILFFIATGSIIYFKMFNEIQKDRQEFISLKKMGMTDGETKKIVSTQTFIVFFLPFIVTFSHAAFAIIALSNLLSDNITMYFLTIAAIYLVFQAFYYVFAKTMYTKQIKNLGV, encoded by the coding sequence ATGACATTGCGTGATATAGCTTATAAGAACATAAAAGGAAATTTCAATAGATATGTAATGTATTATCTAAGTAATACTCTTGTAGTCATGGTATTTTTTATATTCGCTAACTTTATATTTAACCCCACTGTATCTAATGTAAAAACATTAGGAACTAAAGGCGTGTTGGCAGCTAACACCATGATAGTATGTGAGGTTTTAATTTTAGTATTTACTTTCTTATTTACCTTCTACTCAATTTCTAATTTCCTCAAATCTAGGGAAAAGGAATTTGGACTTTTATCTATGTTTGGATTGACAAAGGCAGAGATAAGAAGATACGTAGTCTATGAAAATCTATTTGTTTCCTTAATATCTATTATCTCAGGCCTTTTAATAGGAATACTTTTTTCAAAGCTATTCTTAATGGGGATAACAGTAATCATGGTACTGGATGTAGAAGTGCCATTTCTAATATCAGTTAAGGCTGTAGTCATTACTGCCCTAAGCTTTATTGCACTGTTCCAAGGGATAAGCTTTATAGTCACATTTAGAATTAAAAATAATAACATAGTAGAATTGTTAAAGGGAGCTAGAGTTGCTCAACCAACACCTAAATTTTCTGTAATCAAAACTGTTCTAGCAATTTTATTTATTGTCATAGGCTATGGCTTAGCAGTGATTTCAGGTGGGATGATAATTTTAACAATGTTCCCTGTTTTGTTTTTTACTGTTACAGGAACATACTTTTTATTTTCACAATTCAGTGTATTTGTAACTAGTAAGCTTAAGAAAAATAAAAAGGTGTTTTATAATGGCACTAGCATGATTACATTATCTCAGATAATATACAAGCTAAAGGACAATGCAAAGGTATTGTTTATAGTATCCATACTTGGAGCAATTACACTAACTGCCTCAGCTAGCGTTTACTCTGTTCAGCAAAGCATAAAAGCCAAAGTACAGTTGAGTTATCCACATGATATAAGCTTTATGGAAATAGGAATAGGGCAAAATGATATGTCTATCTTGCAAAAGGCGGAGTATATACTAGAAAAGAACGGCAATGAATTAAGCAACAAAAATCAAGTTGTATTACTAAAAGCTAAAAATCAAGATAAGCCTGTTGATGATGATAAAGATAAAAACCCATATCGAAATCCAAATAGAGAAGATTTTTATGTAATGTCTAACTCCGACTATAACCTTCTAGCAGAACAATTTAAAAAAGAAAAAGTCACATTGACTGAAGGGAAGGTTTACGTTAACTCTTATGAATTTGTAATCATGGGAGCTAAAGATGAGAAGTTATTTACGGGTAATGAATTTTTGACACTAGCAATAAATGGTGAGCCTAATAAGTTTAAGCTAGTAGGTGAGGCAATTGGAGGAGTAATAGATGTTGACAGAAGTAAAACAAATGTGGCTGTAGTAAGTGATGTGGATTTTGAAAGATTTAAAGCTAATACTCCTAAAGAAAAACAAATTATGTATTATGGATATAATATAAAGGATTGGAAAAAGTCAGCTAATGCAGTAAGAGAAATGTATTCTATAGTTCCACAAAATGAAAATATTCTTTTCGCTGAAAAAATAACAGACTTTGCCGAAATAATGCAGACTACTTCATTATTCCTATTTATTGGAACGTTTATATCTATATTGTTTTTCATAGCCACAGGTAGCATTATATACTTTAAAATGTTCAATGAAATTCAAAAGGATAGGCAAGAGTTCATATCTCTAAAGAAAATGGGAATGACAGATGGTGAGACAAAGAAAATTGTTTCAACTCAAACCTTTATAGTATTTTTCTTACCATTTATAGTCACATTCAGTCATGCAGCCTTTGCTATAATAGCTTTAAGCAATTTGCTTTCAGATAACATTACTATGTATTTTTTAACCATAGCAGCAATATACCTAGTATTTCAGGCATTCTATTATGTGTTTGCAAAGACTATGTACACTAAGCAAATAAAAAATCTAGGAGTATAA
- a CDS encoding polymer-forming cytoskeletal protein → MLRRATQGIDTNKTVIDKETKIIGNIAAKDIDILGTIEGNVEATGKATIIGIIKGNVTGADIAVNGKIEGNVISSGLVYADKDAVVTGDIEFGSILVEDGAVLKGTFKASEKGYSGGTNKAGIKIKWGKESESSNEAKLRLKNLMDRLGQ, encoded by the coding sequence GTGCTAAGAAGAGCTACACAAGGTATTGATACCAATAAAACTGTCATAGATAAAGAGACTAAAATAATAGGAAATATAGCAGCAAAAGATATAGATATACTTGGAACAATAGAAGGAAATGTAGAAGCGACAGGAAAAGCAACCATTATAGGTATAATTAAAGGAAATGTAACCGGTGCAGATATAGCTGTAAATGGAAAAATAGAAGGCAATGTGATATCATCAGGCTTAGTTTATGCTGACAAGGATGCAGTAGTAACAGGAGACATTGAATTCGGAAGCATATTAGTTGAAGATGGTGCAGTTCTAAAAGGTACTTTTAAAGCTTCAGAGAAAGGATATTCAGGAGGAACTAATAAAGCCGGTATAAAGATAAAATGGGGTAAAGAGTCTGAATCTTCAAATGAAGCAAAATTAAGGCTGAAAAATTTAATGGATAGGCTAGGACAGTAA
- a CDS encoding GNAT family N-acetyltransferase yields the protein MELTGEKIALKSYTLERCHEFYKDYISDPAMTYDNYVYNKERVDRYYQNKVLDAERRFFAICYNNKVIGEIQLKRIDFEKLYGTLSIHLVNDTVKGRGFGTEAERLLIEYAINELGLHTIYADTIHRNYRSKHILEKLGFEHIYDDDVLAYYKYSAK from the coding sequence GTGGAGTTAACAGGAGAGAAAATAGCATTGAAATCATATACATTAGAAAGATGTCATGAATTTTACAAAGATTATATTTCAGATCCTGCAATGACATATGATAATTATGTTTATAATAAGGAGAGAGTAGATAGATACTATCAAAATAAAGTTTTGGATGCAGAAAGACGATTTTTTGCCATTTGCTATAATAATAAAGTTATTGGTGAGATTCAGCTGAAGCGTATTGATTTTGAAAAACTTTATGGAACACTAAGTATTCATTTGGTAAATGATACTGTTAAGGGAAGAGGATTTGGAACAGAAGCTGAACGATTGTTAATTGAATATGCTATAAATGAGTTAGGACTTCATACGATTTATGCGGATACGATACATAGGAATTACAGAAGCAAACATATTTTAGAAAAATTAGGATTTGAGCATATTTATGATGATGATGTTTTAGCTTATTATAAATATAGTGCAAAATAA
- a CDS encoding nucleotidyltransferase family protein, which yields MILLKEEEMLIEIIENSLHLQKIVLALYGFKAEHCYIGAGAISQTVWNILTNRPVDYGIDDIDIVYYNSQNIEEKYEKKIAEYLNQTLEEYPLWLDVKNEARVHLWYKEKFGYDIEPYKSIEEAIDTWPTTATSLGVRKISENCWEIYAPFGLKDIFEMKVVANNRQITKEIYNTKVKKWVQKWPELNIVKWDNKSIPFVDDKKIYVRR from the coding sequence ATGATTTTATTGAAAGAAGAAGAAATGCTAATAGAGATAATTGAAAATAGTTTACACCTGCAAAAAATAGTTTTAGCTTTGTATGGATTTAAAGCAGAACATTGTTATATTGGCGCAGGTGCTATTTCTCAGACTGTATGGAATATATTAACTAATAGACCAGTGGATTATGGCATAGATGATATTGATATAGTTTATTATAATTCTCAGAATATTGAGGAAAAATATGAGAAAAAAATTGCAGAATATTTAAATCAGACGCTAGAAGAATATCCACTTTGGCTTGACGTGAAGAATGAAGCGAGAGTTCATTTGTGGTATAAAGAAAAGTTTGGGTATGATATTGAGCCATATAAATCGATCGAAGAAGCAATAGACACCTGGCCCACGACGGCAACTTCATTAGGAGTAAGGAAGATATCTGAAAATTGTTGGGAGATTTATGCTCCTTTTGGACTTAAGGACATTTTTGAAATGAAAGTCGTCGCTAATAACAGACAAATAACGAAAGAGATATATAATACAAAAGTTAAAAAATGGGTTCAAAAGTGGCCTGAGTTAAATATAGTCAAATGGGATAACAAGTCAATTCCATTTGTTGATGATAAAAAGATATATGTAAGAAGATAG
- a CDS encoding DUF2785 domain-containing protein, giving the protein MPNVLKRMLKQIKEENYSVPTNVNVNDIVLEMMNNIGNTDPELRDKLIYSIMFYWIKDNKITIDKLKELLAISIDDNHLFFRIGETDTDSVFTRSFSILLVPLILMKHGQNNFLSERDIHEVYAKVVDYFIKEQDLRGYVKDKGWAHSIAHAADALDDLAICSEIGREDLLYMLEIIKKKVFINNYVYINEEDERLVTAIVSILNRNLISNKDFCEWIKSFSNIEKTGIYPEDDNLLANVKNMLRSLYFRIIDLDNTKILAEEIKNTLAKISNFN; this is encoded by the coding sequence ATGCCGAATGTATTAAAAAGAATGTTGAAACAAATTAAAGAAGAAAACTACAGTGTCCCAACAAATGTGAATGTCAATGATATTGTATTAGAGATGATGAATAACATAGGTAATACAGATCCAGAGTTACGGGATAAATTGATATATTCAATAATGTTCTACTGGATTAAAGACAATAAAATCACAATTGATAAATTAAAAGAATTGCTAGCCATAAGTATAGATGACAACCATTTGTTTTTTAGAATTGGAGAAACTGACACAGATTCAGTATTTACTCGATCTTTTTCAATATTATTAGTACCATTGATACTTATGAAGCATGGACAGAATAATTTTCTCTCAGAAAGGGATATACATGAGGTATATGCAAAAGTAGTAGATTATTTTATAAAAGAACAGGATTTGAGAGGATATGTAAAGGACAAAGGATGGGCACATTCAATTGCACACGCTGCCGATGCTCTAGACGACTTGGCTATATGTTCAGAAATAGGAAGAGAAGATCTATTGTACATGCTTGAGATAATAAAAAAGAAAGTTTTTATTAACAATTATGTATATATTAATGAGGAAGATGAAAGGTTAGTAACTGCAATAGTAAGTATATTGAATAGAAATTTAATATCAAATAAAGATTTTTGTGAATGGATAAAAAGCTTTAGTAATATAGAAAAAACAGGAATTTATCCAGAGGATGACAATTTATTAGCTAATGTAAAAAATATGTTAAGAAGTTTATATTTTAGAATAATCGATTTGGATAATACGAAGATATTAGCTGAAGAAATAAAAAATACATTAGCAAAAATAAGTAACTTTAATTAA
- a CDS encoding class I SAM-dependent methyltransferase has product MIDFTELDFTNKTVLEVGTGRGGTTIELAKALKNFRGLNL; this is encoded by the coding sequence ATGATTGACTTTACTGAATTAGATTTTACAAATAAAACAGTTTTAGAAGTTGGTACAGGAAGAGGTGGAACCACTATAGAATTAGCTAAAGCGTTGAAAAATTTCAGAGGGCTAAACTTATAA
- a CDS encoding class I SAM-dependent methyltransferase: MKDYNVDIRFIKTDGCELSNIEESSIDFLVCNYTLCAINSKKGSEILALNRFKEVLKFGGNLYIEEEYPLNFVDNPMQQVWSSLGIL, from the coding sequence ATAAAGGATTATAATGTGGATATTAGATTTATCAAAACAGATGGATGTGAATTAAGTAATATTGAAGAAAGCTCTATAGATTTTTTAGTTTGCAACTATACTTTATGTGCCATTAATTCTAAAAAAGGAAGTGAGATTCTAGCTTTAAATAGATTTAAGGAAGTTTTAAAGTTTGGTGGGAATTTATACATAGAAGAAGAATATCCACTTAATTTTGTAGACAACCCTATGCAACAGGTATGGTCAAGTTTAGGTATATTGTAA